The Miscanthus floridulus cultivar M001 chromosome 7, ASM1932011v1, whole genome shotgun sequence genome includes a region encoding these proteins:
- the LOC136463837 gene encoding protein S40-6-like, producing MARPTSRAYLHFAQAPHGVVVPTSPAAGAGEDFDEADIWGAFAPSAAPAEPPRARPFLAAQKASSPAKPAPDGRAAHGSLPVKIPDWSKILGSARPGYHYGIGAGDWELDDEEDSVDALVPPHELAWRRRAASLSLMNWVVGRTLKVRDAVWKRATGFQD from the coding sequence ATGGCGAGACCCACTTCGCGCGCGTACCTCCACTTCGCGCAGGCGCCGCACGGCGTCGTCGTGCCGACGAGCCCCGCCGCTGGCGCGGGCGAGGACTTCGACGAGGCGGACATCTGGGGCGCGTTCGCCCCGAGCGCCGCGCCTGCCGAGCCGCCGAGGGCGCGCCCGTTTCTGGCCGCGCAGAAGGCGTCGTCGCCGGCGAAGCCGGCGCCGGACGGCAGGGCCGCGCACGGGTCGCTGCCGGTGAAGATCCCGGACTGGTCTAAGATCCTGGGCAGCGCCCGCCCGGGCTACCACTACGGCATCGGCGCCGGGGACTGGGAGCTCGACGACGAGGAGGACTCCGTGGACGCGCTGGTGCCGCCCCACGAGCTGGCGTGGCGCCGCCGCGCCGCGTCGCTGTCGCTGATGAACTGGGTCGTCGGCAGGACGCTCAAGGTCCGGGACGCGGTGTGGAAGCGCGCCACCGGGTTCCAGGACtga